The nucleotide sequence aaggaaaactttgtttatttttttgtaatggataaactctaAAACTGCTTGActgattataaaaattagagacATACTTGAAATCACGGGAAAATGGCTATAAGTAATAAACTAGTATTTATGGGTATTATTACCACACAGCCAGCTTTTTTACTGCCCTCCTGCAAGACACAGGCCTCATCTTTTTTAAggataaaagataaagatacaaAAAGTAATTTCTTCAGAGTAGGCTGAAAACAAGCATTATAGGtctaatttacaaaagacagcccccaaaatgcccactcttcaccacttcctatgtgttttagctaggaagaagaagtgatggaacaaactccccagcaacacagttctgtctgtaggttaaaagaaccaaTTACAGTCATTATAAGCTTATTCACGTAATTTCAAACTCTTAAAATCTGGGTGAACTCGAAGATGTTTTCTTTTACCTTTATTGTATGTTTTCATTTGTGAATGATGTTGATTCATGATggaaactaatattttaaatgtaaagacACTAATCCCCCCACAACATCAAATACCTGGTATTCTAAGCGTTAAACAATCCTTCATTCTCAACTATAAATATCTGAGGTCCAAGTTCACTGGCAACATAAAcattagttttcttaaaacaacactTTACCATGGAATTTTTGTCACAACACAACAGGGGCTCAATTCTTCTAGTTTAATAATATATCAATTGAgtctcaatagcagttttaaccttaatGGGCATACTGTTTATAATATAAGATCAATCGTATTGGTTTACCATTGGTCTGTAACCCTATAGTCTGCTCGACAATCgcattgcaatcgtaaatcatttgcagacaatatgataaTTGATATATGAatatgacagaaaaggatagtaatgtttatttaaaacaataaattgcggaatgccacatatccTTCAATTGAGTCACGATTGAATCGTAAAATTGGCAGAATTAAGCCCCAGATatgactaacgaacaacaattcatttttagatttccaaaaccccataataatacaaaaattccTCCAAAATTCCAGGTGAAACGCGGCCAGATAGTCAACGTGCTTTACCGTGAAAACGACTGGGTGTATGTCATAGTGGCCGAGTCTCGTCGAGAAGGGTTCATACCACACTCCTACTGCGCACCCTGTGAACATCATGATCTGAAGAAGAAGCTGCCCAGGAGTCGGTCACCGGCTGATATGGCTCATCGAGATGTCAGCCAGTAAGTTATTACTgtggtttttattggttttcttttacataaatatggaagatcatcatcatcacctgcgtagcctttttccaactatgtcggggtcgacTTCTATTTTCATTGGTCTTACCTGAAGGAACTATCTATCTGActttctcaacccagtttcaTGGGTAACTAAAACTTGCGTCAAACATTTTTGACTTCTGACTACTCATAACGACTGTCGAAGATGTTCCAGGACacctgggacctacagtttaacgtgtcatccgaaacacaggtGTCCAAAATAGAAAAGTTGcataggtacttgcctgaactggaatcgaaagcacgccctcatactcgagaggttggctctttaccctcTAGGCGACCACGGCTTTTTGATTCTATTAGTGTGGATTAGATTTGTTGTATGTTTGTGTTTCggttttattctaattttcatTTGTATGTGCAGCCTATCAGTATCGGACGGCGTCCCGACGGACGGGCAGTCGGAGCTGGGGTCGGAGGGCGAGGCGCTGCCCTTCAGCAAGGACGAGTCGGGCCGCTACGTCGTGCTCTACACCTTCTCCGCACGAGACGAGAACGACGTCGACGTCGAGCGGGGAGAGTTCGTTACTGGTACGAttattcattcataatttttgaATTATTGTTCTAGCACAGCGATTTCAGCACGCAGTTTCTCCTGCTTCTTGCGGGTAACACACTGCACGTGGATCATGGAtggagtttcatgaaaatccatACGCATTCGTTTTTGCGTGCCATGGTATAAAATATGGCTAACATCCTGCAttgggataaaatatggcctatgttaCTGAGGGATTGTCTCGTCTCCCagacattaaataaattttcaaattggtttagtagttttggaaattattaagcccccagtacacgttggcctgtgttgggccaagctttgcaatgcacaaatgtaggccacgatcaaatggtgtttacacattggcgcatggctcattccTGCCTGgaaaaccacttgcgatggacgtcgaagtaattaaggcttcgctatttatttgtacactactatatatatttatattatactacactactatatatatttatattgtacctactatatttatttttagacgcaacacaaaagtgtactttatcctcagcggtcggtgacgaactaaacattggccgaatgtgtaaacaccacacgccacgctgggccacgattcctttgatgtgtgcccaaaaaaccgacaactcgccgaatgcgcgccaacctcgacaaatgtccgccatcctgcaccaataccccgtgtacacattggtgatggcgtgtattggccgcacttgggccaacgtgtactggggcctttaaGGATTTTGAATATAAAAGAGCAAACAAATATTGCCCTTTGTATTCATATATTGTTCCTTTCATAAATTGTATGTTGCTGTGtattgtaaattatacttttttatcaTAGTTaccattaaaatataagtatttcaTGCACAATGTGTCTCAAAATGCCCAATTTTATTTCAGTGCTAAACCGAGAGGACCCAGACTGGTACTGGATTGTTCGCAGCGATGGACAAGAGGGATTCATACCTTCTGGCTTTGTGTACCCTGCTGTTGTACAAGGTAATTATAATAGTCAAACCAAATGAATTATAGTAAAATAACTGAGAGTGAAGATGTATGTCTTGGCCAATTTTGTGTTGGTTAATTTggtaaagaataaataattttacatgaaAATTAGGGTGACACATTCATAGTTAACTTCTACAATTGATAAGTGAACAAAAGGGTCATcataaaggttatggcacagtatagcggcaccgcaacagcacggctccacaccagcatttaagttatcattcaatttagagcattaaatcgtgtatattataatatattttgtaatgtcaatatgaaaaagccaacggcgagcagtcagcgtgcttgccgcttccacacaactcgactcaccgcccgcgtgctgcaagcgagcggacctcatgcgtacagcgcgccgacgtcgtgctaattgcgcgccgactccgagccggcagcgaaacaacgtcgttacgtcgtgttcaatcataacatcaatcataatcgtcttaaaataatattgagtttgcggtgacggcaagcttacacctcgcggccggcgcgcggaccgggagctggcaccttgcggacaacgcgtagttagcgcgctggcagctagccgtagtgtagattcgaggcgacgccgtgctgcagccgtgctgttgcggtgccgctataatgtgccataagcTTTAATTGGTGATAATAAAAGAAACGCGGAGGAACTCATGACAAAGTCACCTATTCAAAGACTGAAcgtgccaagcgttgcttaaccttatgatcgatcgacccaatttaataattttatttaagtgtcTATACAAATGGATTATAGTTCATTTcttattttcttactttattaataaacttatcAATAAATTAACATACATTAATAACTTCCAGCATCCCAACAAGATACTCCACAGCCGATCCTATCGCCCCCCGCTACGAACAACTCGATGCTGAACGGCAAGCTCAACGCGCAGACCGACAGCGACGGACGCTACCACGGGACCGAACTAGTCATGCTCTATGATTATAAGGTAAGTCTAGATTTGTActgatttaagattttttaatgaaGTACTAGAAAGAGAGATATACATATGAGAACTTGTAACGTTACAAAACCATTGCAGTCAAGTGTAACTTAGATTTGGCTGGAAATGTTAATTTTCAATGAACTTTAATCTGTAGTATGATGAAGAGaatatttgtttctttaaaggctccaaaactactgaaccactTTTCCGTGCAATTTTGAAAGAGTGCTATTATTGGGTGACATAAGCTATAATTTATCCATGTACGGTCAGTAGTTAGTTTCGTTGAAATAACTATTGTTCATTTCGTTCGCTGTTGAGAGGTTATAGGAAGTGGATTCCACGGTTTTCGGGTAAAACcgaaacacacacacacacaggcctttataatgttagtaacaTGGTGCATTGTGCGTGTTTGATTATTCTTCACGCACATATGGCTGAACTACTGCtggtaccaggataaaatatagcctagttACTCGTGAATAGTGTAGTTaccaaatattattttccatgTTTCCAGGCGCAGGCCCCGGACGACTTGTCGGTGAAGCGCGGCGAGTGGGTGTACGCCGACCTCACGCAGCAGACCGTGGAGGGCTGGCTGTGGGCGCATGCCCCCAAGTGCCGCCGCTCCGGGTTCATACCCACCGCCTACGCCCGGGCGCCGCATACCACGGAGCTGTGAGGAGAGCTGCTGAATATGTGACCCATCCCACAAAACTCcaagaaaatatcaagcttctcaGAATACTTCCACTCTCATAAACTCTCTCACTGCTTAAGCAACTGTTAAGACCCACAAAATTGgtagaaaataaacataaaatgaatCATGGTCGGTAAAAGCCTACCTCGTAAATTGCTACCTTTCATAGCCATATATCATGACACTCAagtgataattttgaaaaatattgttaaatataACTTGCCCATTTTATTCAAGCCTATAAAAAAAAGGGGTCGTTATTATTGTTTTCCATAAAAATACCGTCGGTATTCCTGCTCTTTCTGACCCTTCGAACATACGAAGAACAGTCGGTTTCTAAACACTTTCTAACAGTGGCTTCACTTTTTCTAAACacttaaattacattttgtgGGATAAAGCATAGAATTTTGGGAGAATTGTCTGAAATTGTGAAGAGCAAGCTTGCAAATTCATTAGGCATCCCGTATAGAACgtgtttcaataaaaatcttaaaattaaagaaatcgGAACAAGAAATTAAGTGCCAATTAACTATGTTATGAagttaattacaaataataataagtatagtctgttttttaatctcgtagactaaattgacacttgcaaaatgtcaaactttctaataattttgctagctctgtggtgcagtgttgtacttacgataccggttcgttgaatcgtaactttttacaataagtcatcctgaaataatgggcttatccttgatgattacgcatggctttgcgtggtcagatatccctggcagtttgtagcacgtcgtacagccatgtgtacgtacgtgaattttaaatataaaactttgaatgaatattaaattcgtctattatagataaaaagttacgattcaacgaaccggtatcgtaagtacaacactgcaccacagagctagcaaaattattagaaagtttgacattttgcaagtgtcaatttagtctacgagattaaaaaacagacattAGGTACATGctcttttatgttatttttttttttgtttttcaaaaactaAGCAGGTTATAACTTCATAAcgataatcaatttattttaatgtcgaCTATGATACagacagaaatatttttctatgataattttctattaaactaCTGTGCCTTTTTGATgaaatttttacaataaatactgTCTGTATTACAGTCTATCGCCTTTCTTAGCCTAAAGCCATATTCTATGTAAATTATAGTTATTAAGTTTCGTCTTCCTTATGTATAAGTatttcattgatttttatttttttaaatgcgcTAAATATACTCGAAATAACAGaagtttatgtaaaataatttccGTCCAAATTCGACTGATTTTGACAATACGCTttatactattatttttatgaatatttttaatgataagatttgtatgtaatttgtacttaattactttttaataaaatggttttaaactagttgtgttgtttcattttagttataaataaataatattgaattcgTTTATATTCTCTACACAGTTGGTGCCTCttaaaatactcaaaattaaataaatctgtCTCGTATCCTAGATTCTACCTGTGTGAGAGACTGGTGTCTAATGTAAGCATTTCAATGAAAACCTGTGTCACAGATCACCAGTGCCCCACCTGTCGGTTGaacttaagtaggtaggtacctacatgatttTACCAGACGAATAGCTGGggagaaaattaatattatcttatttataaaatttcgaAAGCAGTATTGGCAAACCTGCGATAATTCGAACCTCTCTTTAATTCAAAGATATCACAAATTCcttacaaaatctctttatatttcgaaccaaatcaatacatttttaagcatttggtaattcgaacgaaaaaataattgctatataacaaaatGACGCGTTAATCACAGAGTACATTTTATATGGCATTAATTCGAATTCCTAGTCATCCAACATCGAGTgtttcaaagttgcagagaaaAAGAGGcggaaagtttgtatgtacattttGCAACAAGTTCAAACCTTATTTTAAGACAAGTCTATCGCAAAGAAATTGTTAAGATCGTTTTAGATCTCTCGACAAGCAGCTAACTGCAAATAACACGGTTCTGACAGCTACTTTACTGATTAACGAAAAGAACTAAAGTGATGAGAAAGCATTATAGGCACGTTTtctcttttaaaaagttattgaGCAGTCTGCTCGAAGCAAACCAGCATGAGTTTCGAAGTCTTTCGAAGATTAATTATAATGCACATTATGAATAAATGTTTGTAGGCGgacaaatgtgtctttaaacctttgacattgttatagaatagcagttaataaataatagaattcGATTGCAATTTGTTAAGGGGAGGGGTATAATTTAGACGgccaccaaaaatatttttaagcctaggcaccaaataaaataaacaactccaaaaaaacaattgacttTATTATGAGGGCCCTAAACTATATAATAGTTtgatccaaaataaataaaataacatcagaaaaatcacAAACcttacacaaatattatttttggttcctaAAATGGATCAACGGTCACCCAATTCTATCCAACtcaaagattaatattaataccaaaaatcaaagttagtgacgaaaacgaatcgctgcaaaaccgactccacgtagtcttgtccgCCCCACCCttgagtgcaattcaaaaccgcgtaggcgcggaggggcgaggccaggcccgccgtaagcgggcgtgcaaggcgtgcaccgcacgcgggcggcacgtcctaggaggcggcaaatcgagcgacttaacacgtaatatttaaaaaaatacaatatctttttacctatgatttgattttaatatttccgaacacagcaatagtgctaagaatattacttacactgccggtttcagttacatctgttgaaaagttaattttcaaaattaaaaattattaaaaacggtttaagatcaaccattagcgtagcgtggaGGGGAGGGCAAGGGGGGCAAATGCCCCGGACGGCACTaattagggggcggcaaaattaaaccataattacgtaataaaaatatttttactaaaaatagatgagtagattagcaataaaatttcagaaaagccgccctcgctttggtcgtctcctattaattttgacgggttcaccctttgcatcctcaaaaaaattcgcgctcgatGCGCTCGCGGttccatgtcagatatcacaaactatctttgtttaattgctgaggcattcaattccgaaaaatattttttcgtgcACGTCCGTTAATAGCTTTTTGATCACTTTGGCTTTGATATGTTTAGTttatgaaaactctaaggaaaaatcGCGCtagcttcgctcgcggcttcatatacatttgcacttcatttctgtgcatatcttactttttttgactttgctttgttaatatacagtggtttttatttgttttgtgtccttagaataaaaaattgtcgcgctcgcttcgctcgcgcctCCTTACCCCTGGCCCCCGGGGAGCCCCTGGACCCCCccccttttatattttttgccaaacccagtataatatgttgtcgtagggcggcatgcgggcgaacaaacagctagcggcgggcctacgcgaggcggcctgcgagctgtggcgcaggtagttttaacgctcggagccggccagcaagccgaagctgcagTGGTGGATTtaactgattttatttttgcattatttaaaaagtaaaattgcGAAAGGATTTCTTCCAACACGGCTGAACTGGCCAGAGTTCGAGGGGGAAGGGGAAATTTAGTTGTTCAAACTTTTAGACTCAAGAGTTCTTagtgaaatttttttttgttctttcttattcatctgcctagccttttgccAATGTTGGGACCGTTTTCCATTCTCACCAGTAGCAGCTAAATATCTGTTTTACATGCAACAACTGCCTCATTTCATCATAAACTGGCCATTTTCTGATGAACAATAATCTGTAAGCAAtctaaaggaaataaataataaaattactgttAACTaactatacaatttaattatttacaatacaattaatCATTCATTCGAATCTAGCACAATACTCTTCCTCTTTTTGTTAGCTTGCTGTTTAATTTCATCTTTGATCGTCCATTCTTTTAACAGGTCTTCAACTTTTTTAATATCCTGATCGGTAACGGTGACTGGTAATTGTAATTCTGTCTGTTCGCTCTTTATAAACTTGAGAGCTTCTAGCTTCTGTTTCAAGAATGGTCCCTGTTGACTTTCAAGTAAATTCCTGTATTCTGTGAGCTTTTTGTTTCGGATATCATCGCAGTGCATCTTAGTGAGTTGACGGAGAGATTCCTTGCGGGACAGCTTGTGGTATGACCTGGGAAATTATAGCAATGAAACTAATGATTGGCAGTTTACATAACAATCAagatatgaaattgaaaaaatataaaattgaaatgaaaattaaccATCAAATGTGGGTTCGTAGGGATTCATctataatctatacttatatattaaGAGAACATTTTTTTGTGTGTTAATTCGTACCCTACATACAAccgaactgatttgaaaattctttcccTATTGGCAAGCTGATATTGGAAAAAGTTCCGTGGGACATgagtgaaaattaaaattacaagcaaaaaaaattaacttactCTGGGTGTCCCTTGTATTCAATGTTAAGTTTCTCTAGTAACCACTCAAACTTCTTGTAATCATACTGTCTCAAGAACTTGAGCAGTTTCTTTCTTTTGTCAATCTTCTCCTGAACCAATTgctggaaatatttttgttaatatttagatattttgtacacaattttataataatggtTACATATGTGGtcttagaaaatattattatattggagGACCATCtaaatcaataaaaacttcCATTTATGAGTTTTCACAAAATAAGAAAGTGTAACTACAGAATGGTGATGTTAAAATTACAGCATAGCAATACCTTCATTTTCTTATTTCTGGGAAACTTGTCCATTGTGTCTTGTAAGTAGCGAATCTGTCCAGTGAGAAAGGCAACTGAAAACAAATCGATGAAATGATATAAAAGCATGCCAAAAATATGCAATACTAGCTGATTCTGTGGTCCATAAAACATAGC is from Helicoverpa zea isolate HzStark_Cry1AcR chromosome 19, ilHelZeax1.1, whole genome shotgun sequence and encodes:
- the LOC124639565 gene encoding SH3 domain-containing protein Dlish, with the translated sequence MAFLCPVRIRRGKKKKSSSGDSDKDLSRPGSGLSPGMGRITGSASIETLVRVGIEKEHGLSPDSKMVVLHDFAPCVDDELEVKRGQIVNVLYRENDWVYVIVAESRREGFIPHSYCAPCEHHDLKKKLPRSRSPADMAHRDVSHLSVSDGVPTDGQSELGSEGEALPFSKDESGRYVVLYTFSARDENDVDVERGEFVTVLNREDPDWYWIVRSDGQEGFIPSGFVYPAVVQASQQDTPQPILSPPATNNSMLNGKLNAQTDSDGRYHGTELVMLYDYKAQAPDDLSVKRGEWVYADLTQQTVEGWLWAHAPKCRRSGFIPTAYARAPHTTEL
- the LOC124639566 gene encoding 28S ribosomal protein S15, mitochondrial; translated protein: MLRQLASTFIQTRGIKHTINIKWVRPDYVPAYKPEKSGDLEALPAIPETAIGKFYAETEEIKDASEAVKKIFSVGHLGRKEFNILVKDELVNRVKRHEYDLGTAESKIAFLTGQIRYLQDTMDKFPRNKKMKQLVQEKIDKRKKLLKFLRQYDYKKFEWLLEKLNIEYKGHPESYHKLSRKESLRQLTKMHCDDIRNKKLTEYRNLLESQQGPFLKQKLEALKFIKSEQTELQLPVTVTDQDIKKVEDLLKEWTIKDEIKQQANKKRKSIVLDSNE